In Silene latifolia isolate original U9 population chromosome X, ASM4854445v1, whole genome shotgun sequence, the following proteins share a genomic window:
- the LOC141623796 gene encoding phosphoglycerate kinase, chloroplastic-like codes for MMMNLLSQKQNKAVGKNRVVARIKTIKIIKHLEPQGIDKKSPHHPQSNSSNIHTLSLLVPQTHHHHYSHCYCPTKIKTKMASSTITQSSSFSLLQSTPSTSSGVRSSSSSSSVRLSSTLRPSVRRLGFAAAADPTFTNHVLLSKIPSLHRSKTGSVRGIVSMAKKSVGDLTSEDLKGKKVFVRADLNVPLDDSQNITDDTRIRAAVPTIKYLINNGAKVILSSHLGRPKGVTPKYSLGPLVPRLSELLGIQVVKADDCIGPEVEKLVAELPEGGVLLLENVRFYKEEEKNEPEFAKKLASLADLFVNDAFGTAHRAHASTEGVTKFLRPSVAGFLLQKELDYLVGAVSTPKRPFAAIVGGSKVSSKIGVIESLLEKCDILLLGGGMIFTFYKAQGLSVGSSLVEEDKLDLATTLLAKAKAKGVSLLLPSDVVIADKFAPDANSKIVPSSEIPDGWMGLDIGPDSIKNFSDALDTTQTVIWNGPMGVFEFEKFAAGTEAIAKKLEELSKKGVTTIIGGGDSVAAVEKVGVAEAMSHISTGGGASLELLEGKELPGVLALDEAEPVPV; via the exons ATGATGATGAATCTATTgtcacaaaaacaaaacaaagcgGTTGGTAAAAACAGAGTAGTGGCTAGAATAAAGACAATAAAAATCATCAAACATCTTGAACCTCAGGGCATCGATAAGAAATCCCCACATCATCCCCAATCCAATTCCTCAAACATCCACACATTATCATTATTAGTCCCTCAGACTCACCATCACCACTACTCTCATTGTTATTgtccaaccaaaatcaaaacgAAAATGGCATCCTCAACAATAACACAATCATCATCATTCTCCCTCCTTCAATCAACACCCTCAACCTCATCCGGagtccgcagcagcagcagcagcagctcaGTCAGACTATCATCCACCCTCCGACCCTCGGTCCGCCGTCTTGGGTTCGCCGCCGCAGCAGACCCCACATTCACAAACCATGTCCTCTTATCAAAGATCCCATCTTTACATAGGAGCAAGACGGGGAGTGTAAGAGGGATTGTTTCGATGGCGAAAAAGAGTGTGGGTGACTTGACCTCGGAAGACTTGAAGGGTAAAAAGGTTTTTGTTAGAGCTGATTTGAATGTCCCTCTTGATGACTCTCAGAATATCACTGATGATACTAGGATTCGTGCTGCTGTTCCTACTATTAAGTATTTGATCAATAATGGCGCTAAAGTCATTCTCTCCAGCCATTTG GGGCGGCCTAAAGGCGTCACTCCAAAATACAGCTTGGGGCCTCTGGTTCCTAGGCTTTCTGAACTCCTCGGCATCCAG GTTGTCAAGGCTGATGATTGCATTGGTCCCGAGGTTGAGAAATTGGTGGCTGAACTTCCTGAAGGGGGTGTTTTGCTCCTGGAGAATGTCAGATTCtacaaggaagaagaaaagaatgaaCCCGAGTTTGCAAAGAAGCTTGCCTCCTTGGCCGATCTATTTGTGAATGATGCCTTTGGTACTGCTCACAGAGCACATGCATCAACTGAAGGAGTTACCAAGTTTTTGAGGCCATCAGTTGCTGGGTTCCTTTTGCAGAAG GAACTGGATTACCTTGTAGGAGCAGTCTCAACTCCCAAGAGACCATTTGCAGCTATTGTTGGGGGTTCAAAGGTGTCCTCTAAAATTGGTGTTATCGAGTCACTCCTAGAGAAATGTGATATTCTACTTCTTGGAGGAGGAATGATCTTCACATTCTACAAAGCTCAAGGTCTTTCGGTTGGATCATCCCTTGTGGAAGAGGACAAACTGGATCTTGCAACAACTCTCCTTGCCAAGGCCAAGGCAAAAGGGGTCTCTCTTTTGTTACCTTCTGATGTAGTAATTGCTGACAAGTTTGCTCCTGATGCAAACAGCAAG ATAGTTCCTTCATCCGAAATCCCAGATGGCTGGATGGGATTAGATATTGGACCTGATTCTATTAAGAATTTCAGCGATGCTTTGGACACTACTCAGACTGTTATCTGGAATGGTCCCATGGGAGTATTTGAATTTGAGAAGTTTGCTGCTGGAACAGAG GCCATTGCTAAGAAGCTTGAAGAGCTTAGCAAGAAAGGAGTTACCACAATTATCGGGGGTGGTGACTCAGTGGCAGCAGTAGAGAAAGTAGGAGTGGCGGAGGCAATGAGCCACATATCAACTGGAGGTGGTGCTAGTTTGGAGTTGCTAGAAGGCAAAGAGCTTCCTGGAGTTCTAGCTCTTGACGAGGCCGAACCGGTTCCCGTCTAG